In Gimesia benthica, a single window of DNA contains:
- the murC gene encoding UDP-N-acetylmuramate--L-alanine ligase, producing the protein MILSKTNTQQQGILNQDFRLDSAGLPASAHLVGICGSGMKALAEYLASAGCRVTGSDLSPALPTDQALQAGGYRVHQGHDKRFVPEGTNVLIYSPAIGLANPERRFAQRMGIPQLSYTQMLGNLMRQKQGVCIAGTHGKSTTTALTAFVLENAGVSPSAVIGAELCNQNLNGWAGEGPLFVAESCEYQRSFLNLYPYYAAITNIEPDHFDYFKNQDDMTSAYAEFVARIPADGTLIMPAACRGAVEIRTACLAKIATFSLEEEADWWATDIKQTTYGQRFRLFYKGEYFSEISLQKRGRHNVSNAMVAAILCHSAGVPAEDIREGIYQFPGIRRRYEQRGSYKGITLIDDYAHHPTAIQATLNLLRQEYPDRKVWCVYEPHQVSRTQAMMDSYSRSFRLADEVLIAPVYAAREKLGTEPVDTSKELVQRILLHNAAVRFGSSLDQIVSTLETEAQSGDIIITMGAGEINRIHHEFNRRLQRHS; encoded by the coding sequence ATGATCCTGTCAAAAACGAATACGCAACAACAGGGAATCTTGAATCAGGATTTTCGGCTCGACTCTGCCGGATTACCTGCCTCTGCGCACCTGGTCGGCATTTGTGGATCCGGGATGAAAGCACTCGCGGAATACCTGGCCAGCGCCGGTTGCCGCGTGACCGGCTCTGACCTGAGTCCTGCGCTGCCGACGGATCAGGCCTTACAGGCAGGCGGCTACCGGGTTCATCAGGGGCATGACAAACGTTTCGTTCCGGAAGGGACCAACGTGCTGATCTACAGCCCTGCGATTGGACTGGCAAACCCTGAACGGCGTTTCGCGCAGCGCATGGGAATTCCTCAGCTCTCCTACACTCAGATGCTGGGCAACCTGATGCGGCAGAAGCAGGGGGTCTGTATCGCAGGAACCCACGGAAAAAGCACCACTACCGCACTGACTGCGTTTGTACTGGAGAATGCCGGCGTTTCTCCTTCGGCCGTAATTGGAGCCGAACTCTGTAACCAGAACCTGAATGGCTGGGCAGGAGAAGGTCCTTTATTTGTAGCGGAAAGCTGTGAATACCAGCGGAGTTTTCTGAATCTCTACCCCTATTATGCTGCCATTACCAACATTGAGCCCGATCATTTCGATTACTTTAAGAATCAGGATGATATGACCTCCGCGTACGCCGAATTCGTAGCCCGGATTCCGGCTGACGGAACATTGATCATGCCGGCAGCCTGTCGCGGAGCCGTGGAAATTCGCACAGCCTGTCTGGCAAAAATCGCAACGTTTTCACTGGAAGAGGAAGCAGACTGGTGGGCCACAGACATCAAGCAGACCACCTACGGTCAGCGCTTCCGACTGTTCTACAAGGGTGAGTACTTTTCCGAGATTTCCCTGCAGAAACGGGGCCGTCACAATGTGAGTAACGCGATGGTCGCCGCAATTCTCTGTCACTCGGCGGGCGTCCCTGCTGAAGATATTCGCGAAGGAATCTACCAGTTTCCGGGAATTCGTCGTCGCTACGAGCAGCGAGGCTCTTATAAGGGCATCACTCTGATCGACGATTATGCACACCATCCAACGGCGATTCAGGCCACCCTCAACCTGTTGAGACAGGAATACCCGGATCGCAAGGTCTGGTGTGTTTATGAACCGCATCAGGTCTCGCGGACGCAGGCCATGATGGATTCTTACTCCCGCAGTTTTCGACTGGCGGACGAAGTACTGATTGCTCCGGTGTATGCAGCCCGGGAAAAGCTGGGAACGGAGCCCGTTGATACGTCAAAAGAGCTTGTTCAGCGAATTCTTCTGCATAATGCTGCGGTCAGATTCGGCAGTTCCCTTGACCAGATCGTCTCAACTTTAGAGACTGAGGCTCAATCTGGTGATATCATCATAACTATGGGTGCTGGCGAAATAAATCGGATCCATCATGAGTTCAATCGAAGACTTCAAAGACATTCTTAA
- a CDS encoding PQQ-like beta-propeller repeat protein — translation MKQFLRPFCSILVLLCVALSVASAEDWPAFRGPQGNGISQETGVPLKWSQTESILWKVPLPAAGNSSPIVSNGRVFITCAENEGRQRSLYCFDRKNGKQLWMRTVNFDKVKPTHKTNNYCGSTPVANGKRVVVWHSSAGLYCYDFDGNEVWHRDLGEFDHMWGYGVSPVLHEGKIILHCGPGKRVFMTAVDLESGKTIWETDEPVENNGERNNDRKYMGSWSTPVIARINDRSLVICSMSLRVNAYDPETGDIVWSCYGLRGQKGDLCYTSPVLADQICVAMGGFNGPAIGFRMQGTGDITESARLWRKEPNPQRISTGVFTAGHIFMANAGPNIVQCINPQTGEIVWQERSGGAACWGSLILADGHLFITDQQGTTHVFKPNTERFETVAQNKLGERSNSTPAFSDGQIFIRTFQHLYCIGN, via the coding sequence ATGAAACAGTTCCTGCGCCCGTTCTGTTCAATCCTGGTTCTACTCTGTGTGGCTCTCTCAGTGGCATCTGCCGAGGACTGGCCCGCCTTTCGTGGTCCCCAGGGAAATGGTATTTCACAGGAAACGGGTGTCCCCCTCAAATGGAGTCAGACCGAGAGCATCCTCTGGAAAGTGCCCCTGCCTGCAGCGGGTAACAGCAGCCCCATCGTCTCCAACGGACGCGTATTCATTACCTGTGCCGAGAATGAGGGTCGCCAGCGGAGCCTTTACTGTTTTGACCGCAAGAACGGCAAGCAGCTCTGGATGCGGACCGTCAACTTTGACAAGGTGAAGCCCACCCACAAAACCAATAATTACTGCGGTTCGACTCCCGTCGCGAATGGCAAACGTGTCGTGGTCTGGCACAGCTCAGCCGGTCTGTACTGTTACGACTTTGACGGCAACGAGGTCTGGCACCGCGATCTGGGTGAGTTCGATCACATGTGGGGCTACGGTGTCTCTCCGGTCCTGCATGAAGGAAAAATCATTCTGCACTGTGGTCCCGGGAAGCGGGTCTTCATGACCGCCGTCGATCTGGAGAGTGGCAAAACGATCTGGGAAACCGATGAACCGGTCGAAAATAACGGCGAGCGAAATAACGATCGCAAATACATGGGTTCCTGGAGCACTCCTGTGATTGCCCGCATTAACGATCGCAGCCTGGTCATCTGCAGCATGTCACTCCGCGTGAACGCCTATGATCCTGAAACGGGTGACATCGTCTGGAGCTGTTACGGACTCCGGGGACAGAAAGGGGACTTATGCTATACCTCTCCCGTGCTGGCAGATCAGATCTGCGTCGCCATGGGTGGCTTCAACGGCCCCGCGATCGGCTTCCGCATGCAGGGGACGGGTGACATTACTGAGTCCGCTCGACTCTGGCGTAAGGAACCGAATCCGCAACGCATCTCCACAGGCGTGTTTACTGCAGGCCACATCTTCATGGCCAACGCCGGACCGAATATTGTGCAATGCATCAATCCGCAAACCGGCGAGATCGTCTGGCAGGAACGTTCCGGTGGTGCCGCCTGCTGGGGATCTCTGATCCTGGCTGACGGTCACCTGTTCATCACCGACCAACAGGGAACAACGCATGTCTTCAAGCCGAACACGGAACGCTTTGAAACGGTCGCTCAGAACAAACTGGGCGAACGCAGTAATTCCACACCCGCGTTCTCAGACGGGCAGATCTTCATCCGTACGTTCCAGCATCTGTATTGTATCGGCAACTGA
- a CDS encoding DUF1501 domain-containing protein codes for MHCGQFRYQFTRRQMLQQCANGFGAAALTALLQDRAFSGVTAERTHFPAKAKNVIFLYMDGGPSQVDTFDPKPMLSKYNGKSPGDFFKVEDTQFDNVGKVLESPWKFKPYGESGIPVSDLFPQVGSCIDDIAVIRSVVSNFPEHTFANYFLHTGSGLQGRPSMGAWVNYGLGSECQNLPGFVVINGGLIPPGGLDCFNSGFLPASFQGSVFKPGGSGIANVERQEKTSRTQVEKLKLMQQLDRFKQQVTGRHDEIDSAISNYELAYKMQMAIPDLMSFESESKPTLELYGFNEEYEPTRTFAAECLLARRLVERGVRFVELTCPNVKGDRWDQHSNLKLHHANNARAVDQPIAGLLKDLKQRGLLDSTLVIWGGEFGRTPFAQGTNGRDHNPFGFTMWMAGGGVKGGTTYGTTDEWGYKVVENRVEIHDIHATMLHLLGLDHTRSTFRFGGRDMRLTDVHGHVVHDVIA; via the coding sequence ATGCATTGTGGCCAATTTCGATACCAGTTCACTCGCCGTCAAATGCTCCAGCAGTGCGCGAACGGCTTCGGCGCCGCCGCCCTGACGGCCCTGCTGCAGGACCGCGCGTTCTCCGGAGTGACAGCGGAGAGAACCCACTTTCCAGCCAAAGCGAAAAACGTCATCTTCCTCTATATGGACGGCGGACCTTCGCAGGTCGACACCTTCGACCCCAAACCAATGCTTTCCAAATACAATGGGAAAAGCCCGGGCGATTTTTTCAAAGTCGAAGACACCCAGTTCGACAACGTCGGTAAAGTGCTGGAGAGTCCCTGGAAATTCAAACCCTACGGCGAAAGCGGGATTCCCGTCAGCGATCTCTTCCCGCAGGTCGGTTCCTGTATCGATGACATCGCCGTCATTCGCTCAGTCGTCTCTAACTTTCCCGAGCATACCTTCGCCAATTACTTCCTGCACACGGGCAGTGGTCTGCAGGGGCGTCCCAGTATGGGTGCCTGGGTCAACTACGGTCTGGGCAGTGAATGCCAGAACCTGCCCGGCTTTGTGGTCATCAACGGCGGACTGATTCCTCCCGGCGGTCTCGACTGCTTCAACAGCGGTTTTCTCCCCGCCAGCTTCCAGGGCTCAGTCTTCAAGCCGGGAGGCAGCGGTATTGCCAACGTGGAACGCCAGGAAAAGACCAGCCGCACCCAGGTGGAAAAACTCAAACTGATGCAGCAGCTGGACCGGTTCAAACAACAGGTGACCGGCAGGCACGACGAAATTGACTCCGCGATCTCCAATTATGAACTCGCCTACAAAATGCAGATGGCGATTCCCGATCTGATGTCGTTCGAAAGTGAAAGCAAGCCGACACTTGAACTCTACGGATTCAACGAGGAATACGAGCCCACGCGCACTTTCGCAGCCGAGTGTCTGCTCGCACGCCGGCTGGTCGAGCGAGGCGTGCGGTTCGTCGAACTGACCTGCCCCAACGTCAAGGGCGACCGCTGGGATCAGCACAGCAATCTGAAACTCCATCACGCCAACAATGCCCGGGCGGTCGACCAGCCCATCGCGGGGCTGCTCAAAGATCTCAAACAGCGCGGGCTGCTCGATTCCACGCTGGTCATCTGGGGAGGTGAGTTCGGTCGCACCCCCTTTGCCCAGGGAACCAACGGTCGCGATCACAATCCATTCGGTTTTACCATGTGGATGGCCGGCGGAGGCGTCAAAGGGGGCACCACATACGGAACGACCGATGAATGGGGTTATAAAGTTGTCGAAAATCGCGTTGAGATCCATGACATTCATGCCACGATGCTGCACCTGCTCGGACTGGATCATACCAGATCCACGTTCCGCTTCGGTGGACGGGACATGCGTCTGACTGACGTCCATGGACACGTCGTGCACGATGTCATTGCCTGA
- the murB gene encoding UDP-N-acetylmuramate dehydrogenase, protein MSSIEDFKDILKHSEPLAKYSWFKIGGPAQFFLEPRNADELQAVVKCCAENEIPVRVFGGGSNILIKDSGVQGAVIRIHDQEFAQISIEGTTVTAGAGALLSNLVSQTVKEGLAGLEGLVGIPGTVGGALHGNAGGHNGDIGQFAKSVSVLTARGEKFVRTADELSFSYRESSINELAILEATFELQQADTDELTERMKKNWIMKKANQPLTHQSAGCIFKNPRGMHAGALIEQAGLKGTRIGGAEISDRHANFIINDESATTENVLDLINLAQNTVSEKFGVDLELEIELW, encoded by the coding sequence ATGAGTTCAATCGAAGACTTCAAAGACATTCTTAAACATTCCGAACCCCTGGCGAAATACTCGTGGTTCAAAATCGGCGGTCCGGCCCAGTTCTTTCTGGAGCCACGGAACGCAGATGAACTGCAGGCGGTCGTCAAATGCTGTGCAGAAAATGAAATTCCTGTACGCGTCTTTGGGGGCGGATCCAATATTCTGATCAAGGATTCCGGCGTACAAGGTGCCGTGATCCGTATTCATGATCAGGAATTCGCCCAGATCAGCATCGAGGGGACAACCGTCACCGCGGGCGCGGGGGCACTGCTCTCGAACCTGGTCTCACAGACCGTCAAAGAGGGACTGGCCGGTCTGGAAGGGCTGGTGGGGATTCCCGGTACGGTTGGTGGTGCACTGCACGGCAATGCCGGCGGTCACAACGGTGACATCGGCCAGTTCGCCAAATCCGTTTCAGTGCTGACCGCCCGGGGTGAAAAGTTCGTGCGGACAGCGGATGAACTCAGCTTCAGCTACCGGGAAAGCAGCATCAATGAACTGGCGATTCTGGAGGCGACCTTCGAGTTGCAGCAGGCTGACACAGATGAGCTGACTGAACGCATGAAAAAGAACTGGATCATGAAGAAGGCGAACCAGCCTCTCACACACCAGTCTGCCGGCTGTATCTTCAAAAATCCGCGTGGGATGCACGCCGGGGCTCTGATTGAACAGGCGGGCCTCAAAGGGACCCGCATCGGGGGAGCCGAAATCAGCGACCGTCACGCGAACTTTATCATCAATGATGAGAGTGCGACGACGGAGAATGTGCTCGATCTGATCAACCTCGCACAGAATACCGTGTCTGAAAAGTTCGGCGTCGATCTCGAACTGGAAATCGAGCTCTGGTAA
- a CDS encoding DUF4175 family protein — protein sequence MGPPTTIKLEKVTLTPPEYSQQQETSLPTGIGHFKALVGTRVQIAASSNKLLKSVALRVKDQPPKPVQLDQDRRHFATEFTVTEPGTYSYWFDIENDQGFRPPSPDRYEITAVLDALPEVFLEKPDTDLQVTPDAQIPLVIAIRDDLGIASALIRYQKSSREESLSRALRTDRPTETFPLGFQSQQPATDVIINENWNLAELSLKEGDRIIFRAEATDFFQPIISGETESGVKTDPHTGSSISRVLTIVSPDYKSNELVNRHAQLLEELTRVLKDQRLLNTEIKDVQHQLERVGQARTQELDTIKQVEMDQKRVASQLASPRTGLEPRAKELLQELEWNRIQDPGMQQRLSELSTELSRLNQELFPQIQEQMTQARKKLQSSVDQAPESKDDQKPAAGKQKSTDQAPAKKPDRDTEPLEALTRAEQGQRQVIDRLGTMLQSLSQWQKTRDLVSELDEQIAQQSEIQEQTTELAKRTITRSFSNLNLQDQADLEKLASRQERQSDQFKSFRDLLDNIQAESKANSQTDQFEKQAALDFLRKQSLPEKMRQTADRLKQNQVGQAIQEQQQIQESMQKLKDIFENQAEESPDQLIKKLKQSEQELSQLKQKQQDLLQKLKTASQDTNKSELKKELEQLAKQEQALKQQLDQLENELQKLSLHRASDSVRRASQRLSKVNDSLSQGQTGQAEQEMRESLDDLEQAQRELASRRQELEETLAFEEFTKLESEIESLIERQQAVITETNRLETVRKERGRWSRGQLKSLRQLAEAERDLQNQTQTFVDKMAAAPVFGLAIRKVRDQLEIAVIRLEERLTDEETLAAETGAQDRLKEILAILKYRKSTPNQESGDGSPSQQQMPTDQIPLVAQLRLLKLLQEELLQQTTRFNESVDQQKELTPEQQELRKRLSQDQADLAELSQELMSLFTGSQSDETEPLPETIP from the coding sequence ATCGGTCCCCCGACCACCATCAAGCTCGAGAAGGTCACACTCACTCCCCCGGAATATTCGCAACAGCAGGAAACCAGCCTGCCCACGGGCATTGGTCATTTCAAAGCGCTCGTAGGAACCAGGGTCCAGATCGCAGCCAGTTCGAATAAGCTGCTTAAATCGGTCGCGCTACGTGTGAAAGATCAGCCGCCGAAACCTGTGCAACTGGACCAGGACCGCAGGCATTTCGCGACAGAATTTACCGTGACGGAGCCAGGCACCTATTCCTACTGGTTCGACATCGAGAACGACCAGGGATTCCGGCCTCCCTCGCCCGATCGATATGAAATCACGGCAGTCCTCGACGCGCTGCCCGAGGTCTTTCTGGAAAAACCCGATACCGATCTGCAGGTCACGCCTGACGCACAGATCCCATTAGTGATCGCCATCCGCGATGATCTGGGCATCGCCAGTGCTTTGATTCGCTATCAGAAATCGTCACGCGAAGAATCACTCTCACGGGCACTCCGCACAGATCGTCCCACGGAAACGTTTCCCCTCGGATTCCAGTCGCAGCAGCCGGCTACGGATGTGATCATCAATGAGAACTGGAATCTGGCTGAGCTCTCTCTGAAAGAAGGCGACCGTATCATTTTCCGCGCGGAAGCCACCGACTTCTTTCAACCAATTATATCCGGGGAAACCGAAAGTGGTGTCAAAACAGACCCGCATACCGGCAGCAGTATTTCGCGTGTACTGACGATTGTCAGCCCCGACTATAAATCAAACGAGCTCGTCAACCGTCATGCACAGTTGCTGGAAGAACTGACGCGTGTGCTCAAAGACCAGCGACTGCTCAATACGGAAATCAAGGATGTGCAGCATCAACTGGAACGCGTCGGTCAGGCACGAACCCAGGAGCTCGACACCATCAAGCAGGTCGAGATGGACCAGAAGCGAGTCGCTTCCCAGCTGGCCAGCCCGCGTACCGGCCTGGAACCGCGCGCAAAAGAACTGCTGCAGGAACTGGAATGGAACCGCATCCAGGACCCAGGCATGCAGCAGCGTCTGTCAGAATTGAGCACCGAACTCTCCCGGCTGAACCAGGAACTCTTTCCGCAGATCCAGGAACAGATGACGCAGGCCCGTAAGAAACTGCAGTCCTCTGTCGATCAGGCCCCCGAATCAAAGGATGACCAGAAACCGGCTGCCGGAAAACAGAAATCAACGGACCAGGCTCCCGCGAAGAAACCAGACCGTGATACAGAACCGCTGGAAGCCCTGACCAGAGCCGAACAGGGACAGCGACAGGTGATCGACCGGCTGGGTACGATGCTGCAGTCACTCTCACAGTGGCAGAAGACCCGGGACCTGGTCTCCGAACTGGACGAACAGATCGCACAACAATCCGAAATCCAGGAACAGACCACGGAACTGGCCAAACGCACGATCACCCGTTCGTTTTCCAACCTGAATCTGCAGGATCAGGCCGACCTCGAAAAACTGGCCAGCCGCCAGGAACGTCAGTCAGATCAGTTCAAATCCTTCCGTGACCTGCTGGATAACATCCAGGCGGAATCAAAGGCGAATTCCCAGACCGACCAGTTTGAGAAGCAGGCGGCCCTTGATTTCCTGCGGAAACAGTCGTTACCCGAAAAAATGCGACAAACGGCAGACCGACTCAAGCAGAACCAGGTCGGACAGGCGATCCAGGAGCAGCAGCAGATTCAGGAGTCGATGCAGAAACTCAAAGACATCTTTGAGAACCAGGCAGAGGAATCTCCCGATCAGCTGATCAAGAAGCTGAAACAGTCTGAGCAGGAACTCAGCCAGTTGAAGCAGAAACAACAGGATCTGCTGCAGAAACTAAAGACGGCTTCACAGGACACGAACAAGTCGGAGCTGAAAAAAGAGCTGGAGCAACTCGCCAAACAGGAGCAGGCACTCAAGCAGCAACTGGACCAGTTGGAAAACGAGTTGCAGAAACTGAGCCTGCACCGGGCCTCCGATTCTGTCCGCCGTGCCAGCCAGCGACTGTCTAAAGTCAATGACTCCCTGAGCCAGGGACAGACAGGTCAGGCCGAACAGGAAATGCGCGAATCACTGGATGACCTCGAACAGGCTCAGCGCGAACTGGCTTCACGCAGACAGGAACTGGAAGAAACCCTCGCATTCGAGGAGTTCACGAAACTCGAGTCGGAAATCGAGTCTCTGATCGAACGTCAACAGGCGGTGATTACAGAAACCAACCGCCTCGAAACAGTGCGTAAAGAGCGTGGCCGCTGGTCACGGGGGCAACTCAAGTCACTCAGACAGCTCGCGGAAGCTGAGCGCGATTTACAGAACCAGACACAAACTTTCGTCGATAAAATGGCAGCGGCTCCGGTTTTTGGACTGGCGATTCGCAAAGTTCGGGATCAACTGGAAATCGCAGTGATCCGACTGGAAGAGCGACTCACGGACGAGGAAACCCTGGCTGCAGAAACCGGTGCCCAGGACAGGCTGAAGGAAATTCTGGCGATCCTCAAATATCGCAAAAGTACACCGAACCAGGAATCAGGCGACGGCTCACCGTCACAACAACAAATGCCCACCGATCAGATTCCACTGGTGGCCCAGCTGCGGCTGCTCAAACTGCTTCAGGAAGAGCTGCTGCAGCAGACGACTCGCTTTAATGAATCCGTCGATCAGCAGAAAGAGCTGACACCCGAGCAACAGGAACTGCGTAAACGTCTCTCCCAGGATCAGGCCGACCTGGCAGAGCTGTCGCAGGAACTGATGTCACTTTTCACAGGCTCCCAGTCTGACGAAACAGAACCATTACCCGAGACCATCCCATGA